One Bacillus sp. 1780r2a1 DNA segment encodes these proteins:
- a CDS encoding dipeptide/oligopeptide/nickel ABC transporter ATP-binding protein gives MSFLSVQNLNKVYAGQQVLKNVSFELKKGECLGLVGESGCGKSTLSRCLMRLEEVNSGKILFRNQEIQRLSNRKLMPIRKGFQIVFQNPTAALNPKLKIKDSLLDPYLQYEKQLNLRYFSFSSTEQFVSELLNIVGLPASFADRYPHELSGGQKQRVTIARAISIEPELVILDEPTASLDVISQRSILHLLEDLRDHLDLSYLFISHDLTAVKELSQRIMVMKHGEVVDMFPTEELFHLQRNAYTKELVSIF, from the coding sequence GTGAGCTTTTTATCTGTTCAAAACCTTAATAAAGTATATGCTGGTCAGCAGGTTTTAAAGAACGTTTCGTTCGAATTGAAAAAGGGAGAGTGCTTGGGGCTTGTAGGCGAGAGCGGATGTGGGAAAAGTACGCTTTCACGTTGTTTAATGAGATTAGAAGAAGTGAATAGCGGAAAAATTTTATTTAGAAACCAAGAAATTCAAAGGTTAAGCAACCGCAAGCTAATGCCAATTCGGAAAGGTTTTCAAATTGTATTCCAAAACCCAACAGCGGCATTGAACCCCAAATTAAAAATAAAGGATTCACTGCTAGATCCGTATTTACAGTATGAAAAGCAGTTAAATCTGCGTTATTTTTCATTTTCATCAACAGAACAGTTTGTGTCTGAACTGCTCAACATTGTTGGATTACCGGCTAGCTTTGCTGATAGATATCCTCACGAACTAAGCGGAGGGCAAAAGCAGCGTGTAACTATTGCTCGTGCGATTAGTATTGAGCCTGAGCTTGTGATACTTGACGAACCCACTGCAAGTCTCGATGTCATTTCGCAGCGCAGCATCTTACATTTATTAGAAGATCTTCGCGATCATCTTGATTTATCCTACTTATTTATTTCACACGACCTTACAGCGGTAAAAGAGCTGAGTCAACGCATCATGGTAATGAAGCATGGTGAGGTTGTCGATATGTTTCCGACTGAAGAGCTGTTTCATTTGCAGCGAAACGCCTATACAAAAGAGCTTGTCTCCATTTTTTAA
- a CDS encoding ABC transporter ATP-binding protein produces MILSIEKLSVRSKEKKILDNVSLQLEKGDWYALVGQSGSGKSILSQTIGQMLSPNLKAEGKVNFNGENTLSFGRNDMKKIRGRKIAYIFQDYQGSFTPFRTIGQHFQEYQKVHGVNDRKARKSNAIQALESVGLDEEFYKRYPFQLSGGQLQRTSIALSLLLSPELVIADEITTALDSVSAHRILQLLKEKQQETGCTILFITHDWRHVRKYVDRLAIMKEGKIVESGDKTKVLTSPQHEYTKQLIAAAPVLKASELAVQEGVL; encoded by the coding sequence ATGATTTTGTCGATTGAAAAGCTGTCAGTAAGAAGTAAGGAAAAAAAAATTCTTGATAACGTATCACTACAGCTTGAAAAAGGTGATTGGTATGCCCTTGTAGGACAGAGTGGTAGCGGAAAAAGCATTTTATCACAAACCATTGGTCAAATGCTGTCGCCTAACTTAAAAGCTGAAGGCAAAGTCAATTTTAACGGAGAAAATACTCTTTCTTTTGGACGAAACGATATGAAAAAAATTCGAGGTCGGAAAATTGCATATATTTTCCAGGATTATCAAGGTTCATTTACACCGTTTCGAACCATTGGACAGCATTTTCAAGAGTATCAAAAAGTACATGGCGTGAATGATAGAAAAGCTCGGAAAAGCAATGCGATTCAAGCTCTAGAATCAGTAGGATTAGATGAGGAGTTTTACAAACGCTATCCGTTCCAGCTAAGCGGTGGTCAGCTTCAGCGCACGTCAATCGCGTTATCTCTTTTACTATCACCTGAACTCGTTATTGCCGATGAAATCACAACAGCCCTTGATAGCGTATCAGCTCATCGAATTTTACAATTATTAAAAGAAAAACAGCAAGAAACGGGCTGTACAATTTTATTTATTACGCATGACTGGCGCCATGTTAGAAAATATGTAGACCGCTTAGCCATTATGAAGGAAGGTAAAATTGTGGAATCTGGTGATAAAACCAAGGTGCTCACAAGTCCTCAGCATGAATACACAAAGCAGCTGATCGCAGCGGCACCTGTATTAAAAGCAAGCGAGCTAGCTGTTCAAGAAGGAGTGTTGTAA
- a CDS encoding ABC transporter permease subunit encodes MKESLSYLPLMKQQRKVIMPLAFIFFIVIAASIYAFCYLKYDPSLTNLEKRLEGMSMAHPLGTDHLGRDILTRLLLGAKQTIGFSALALGVALLVGIPIGLISGYKRGLIDRLFMRIADSFLAFPDTVVAIVLSGLLGPGIGNLVFAIVMVKWVNYARLVRSTVLAESRKEYVLIARTNGLSPLRIMKKHLAPHIIGHVLVMASLDLGKIILLISSLSYIGLGAQPPVPEWGAMLNDSRPYFQSNPELMIYPGLAIVGVVLVTNIIGDYLRDQFDVKKEVQK; translated from the coding sequence ATGAAAGAGTCTTTATCATATTTGCCACTTATGAAACAACAGCGTAAAGTCATCATGCCGCTCGCCTTTATTTTTTTTATTGTTATCGCAGCATCTATCTATGCATTTTGCTATTTAAAGTATGATCCAAGTCTTACGAACTTAGAGAAGAGACTGGAAGGAATGAGCATGGCACATCCTTTGGGAACCGATCATTTAGGGCGAGATATCTTAACTCGCTTGTTGCTCGGTGCTAAGCAAACAATTGGGTTTAGCGCGCTTGCATTAGGAGTAGCTTTGCTCGTAGGAATTCCAATTGGCCTTATTTCAGGCTATAAGCGCGGGTTGATAGATCGATTGTTTATGAGAATTGCAGACAGCTTTTTAGCGTTTCCTGATACGGTAGTAGCCATTGTACTAAGTGGTCTATTGGGCCCTGGAATCGGAAATCTCGTTTTTGCAATTGTGATGGTGAAATGGGTGAACTACGCGCGACTTGTTCGAAGTACCGTGTTAGCCGAGTCACGAAAAGAATATGTATTAATAGCTCGTACAAACGGATTATCTCCTTTGCGTATTATGAAAAAACACTTAGCCCCACACATCATTGGGCATGTGCTTGTCATGGCAAGCTTGGACTTAGGGAAGATTATTCTTTTAATTTCGTCTTTATCTTACATTGGATTAGGTGCGCAACCGCCTGTACCAGAGTGGGGAGCAATGCTCAATGACTCGCGCCCATATTTTCAATCTAATCCTGAGCTGATGATTTATCCCGGATTAGCAATTGTAGGCGTAGTGCTTGTTACTAATATTATCGGTGATTATCTGCGTGATCAATTTGATGTAAAAAAGGAAGTGCAAAAATGA
- a CDS encoding ABC transporter permease: MIKILFRKFSEVLFFILFITFVSFIFIRLAPGDPVLTILNVDELSVSQEQVEALREEMGFNEPVLVQYGLWLAKFVQLDFGQSFVTGQDVMSTIMAALPATLELASGAILVMLAVAIPLGSLSALYRDSWIDKVSRTLSIVGAAIPSFWLGLIFIDLFGVRLSWFPTMGRDGLLSLVLPSITLGLAISSVYVRLLRSSLLDSYSEEFIRAARARGLSEARIFFMHAFRHSIPPVITVFGVSLGSLIGGVVVIEVLFAYPGIGKLIVDAIRQRDYPLIQGYILVMGMIVFIVNTCVDLSYRYLNPEMKYREKESK, from the coding sequence ATGATTAAGATTCTTTTCCGAAAGTTTTCGGAAGTTCTATTTTTTATATTGTTTATAACATTTGTAAGTTTTATCTTTATTCGGTTAGCACCGGGAGATCCCGTGCTAACCATTTTGAACGTTGATGAGCTCTCAGTCAGTCAAGAGCAAGTAGAAGCACTTCGTGAAGAGATGGGTTTTAATGAGCCCGTTCTTGTGCAGTATGGGTTATGGTTAGCGAAATTTGTTCAGCTGGATTTCGGGCAGTCGTTCGTAACGGGACAAGACGTGATGAGTACAATTATGGCTGCTCTGCCGGCTACCTTAGAGCTAGCAAGTGGCGCCATTCTTGTCATGCTTGCCGTTGCGATTCCGTTAGGTTCGCTATCAGCACTTTACCGAGACAGCTGGATAGATAAAGTAAGCCGAACGCTTTCAATTGTTGGAGCAGCAATTCCAAGCTTCTGGTTAGGGCTTATTTTTATTGATTTATTTGGCGTTCGTCTAAGCTGGTTTCCTACGATGGGAAGAGACGGGTTATTGTCGCTCGTTTTACCTTCCATTACGTTAGGCTTAGCAATTTCAAGCGTTTATGTTCGCTTGCTTCGTTCAAGTTTATTGGACTCTTACAGCGAAGAATTTATTCGCGCAGCACGAGCTCGTGGGTTATCAGAAGCACGAATCTTTTTTATGCACGCTTTTCGCCACAGTATCCCTCCGGTCATTACGGTGTTTGGTGTTAGCCTGGGCAGTTTAATAGGTGGGGTTGTAGTTATAGAGGTGTTGTTTGCATACCCTGGAATCGGCAAGCTCATTGTTGATGCAATTCGCCAGCGTGACTATCCGCTTATTCAAGGATATATACTTGTTATGGGAATGATTGTGTTTATCGTGAATACATGCGTAGACCTGTCATACCGTTATTTAAATCCTGAAATGAAATATAGAGAAAAGGAGAGTAAGTGA
- a CDS encoding ABC transporter substrate-binding protein yields MLLSACMGGGDSTTSKNEGKHINFLYNFSTNSLDPHVDSSYVPLRAGITETLIRLDEENLSIEPWLAESWGGEDGQNWTIKLREDVKFQNGKQMDAEAVKKSLERALKENVAIQNALKIDTIKADGFTLTIKTTEPFPEFISELVNPNVSIIDVSEEDVVNKPVGTGPFKLASFTPGSKLELERFDDYWDGASKLDSVTFAFNEDANARTLALKSGQTDIVYRPEVESLDSLKEDSKMKVESTATFRVHQLTMNMQREEMKDINVRKALDALIDRQKIVDKILLGHAEAARGPFLPSLPFAPTYDKRQTGSDVAVQYLKQAGYTLKNGKMQKDGKQLSLTLLTYPARADLPLIAQVLQSDAKQIGIDIKIKQIETPEEYMASHRDWDIATYSNLTAPRGDAGYYLNATYHPKGALNFSQAAEPELTAIIDELNRTVNQEKRAELAEKAADYVDDNVINSFVLHPSTIVAYNKDKVKNWFTAKSEYYMITNKLDVKE; encoded by the coding sequence ATGCTCTTAAGCGCTTGTATGGGAGGCGGAGATTCAACAACCTCTAAAAACGAAGGCAAGCACATTAACTTCTTGTATAACTTCTCTACAAATTCACTAGATCCACATGTTGATTCTAGCTACGTACCGCTACGAGCGGGTATTACAGAAACACTTATTCGACTTGATGAAGAGAATTTAAGCATTGAGCCTTGGCTAGCTGAGAGCTGGGGTGGAGAAGATGGTCAAAACTGGACAATTAAGCTGCGTGAAGATGTAAAGTTTCAAAATGGCAAACAGATGGATGCTGAAGCTGTGAAAAAATCGTTAGAACGAGCGTTAAAAGAAAATGTTGCTATCCAGAATGCACTGAAAATTGATACAATTAAAGCTGATGGCTTTACGCTTACGATTAAAACGACAGAGCCGTTTCCAGAGTTTATTTCGGAGCTTGTTAATCCAAACGTTTCCATTATCGATGTATCTGAAGAAGATGTTGTAAATAAACCAGTTGGCACAGGTCCGTTTAAGCTTGCTTCGTTTACACCAGGAAGCAAACTAGAGCTTGAGCGTTTTGACGATTATTGGGACGGTGCTTCAAAGCTTGACTCCGTAACATTTGCGTTTAATGAAGATGCCAATGCGCGTACCTTAGCATTAAAATCTGGACAAACAGACATTGTCTATCGTCCAGAGGTAGAAAGTTTAGATTCACTTAAAGAAGATTCAAAAATGAAAGTTGAATCAACGGCAACGTTCCGCGTGCATCAGCTAACCATGAATATGCAAAGAGAAGAAATGAAAGATATCAATGTACGAAAAGCGCTGGATGCATTAATTGATCGCCAAAAGATTGTAGATAAAATTCTATTAGGTCATGCTGAAGCAGCAAGAGGCCCATTTTTACCTTCATTACCTTTTGCCCCAACGTATGATAAGCGCCAAACGGGGTCAGATGTAGCTGTTCAATATTTGAAACAAGCTGGTTATACGTTAAAGAACGGAAAGATGCAAAAAGACGGAAAGCAGCTGAGCTTGACGTTATTAACCTATCCAGCTAGAGCAGACCTACCGCTAATTGCACAAGTGCTTCAATCAGATGCAAAGCAAATCGGAATTGATATTAAGATAAAACAAATTGAAACACCGGAAGAGTATATGGCGTCACATCGCGATTGGGATATCGCAACGTATAGTAACTTAACGGCACCGCGCGGAGATGCTGGTTACTATTTAAACGCAACGTATCATCCAAAAGGAGCACTAAACTTTAGCCAAGCAGCTGAGCCAGAGTTGACGGCTATTATTGACGAATTAAATCGTACAGTCAATCAAGAGAAACGCGCTGAGTTAGCAGAAAAAGCAGCGGACTATGTAGATGATAACGTCATTAACTCGTTTGTGTTACATCCATCGACAATCGTTGCTTACAACAAGGATAAAGTGAAAAACTGGTTTACGGCTAAAAGTGAATACTACATGATTACCAATAAGTTGGATGTGAAAGAATGA
- a CDS encoding AraC family transcriptional regulator, translating to MDLLKNMNEALDYIEENLTNDINFKEVAKLALCSEYHFKRMFSFLAGITLSEYIRRRRLTLAAFELKNNNMKVIDIAIKYGYNSPDSFTRAFQNLHGLTPSEAKKNGYSLKAYPKMTFQLSIKGGNEMNYRIEEKEAFRIVGIKERVPIVFHGVNPKIAAMWESLTHETINQLKKLSNVKPLGMLSASVNFSEGRMEEKGELDHYIGVATTKGCPDNLMQLEVPALTWAVFEAIGPFPDTLQDVWGRIYSEWFPSSSYEQVDGPEILWNEHKDVTSPTFKSEIWIPVLKRQ from the coding sequence ATGGATTTGCTTAAGAATATGAATGAAGCTTTAGACTATATTGAAGAGAACTTAACCAATGATATCAATTTTAAAGAAGTGGCAAAGTTAGCTCTGTGCTCTGAGTATCATTTTAAAAGGATGTTTTCTTTTCTTGCAGGCATTACTTTATCAGAATATATTCGAAGAAGGCGTCTTACTCTGGCAGCATTCGAACTTAAAAATAATAATATGAAGGTTATTGATATTGCTATTAAATACGGATATAACTCACCAGATTCCTTTACTAGAGCTTTTCAGAATCTACATGGTCTAACTCCTTCAGAAGCTAAAAAGAATGGTTATTCACTCAAAGCTTATCCGAAAATGACCTTTCAGCTATCTATAAAAGGAGGAAACGAAATGAACTATCGCATTGAAGAAAAAGAAGCATTTCGTATAGTCGGGATTAAAGAAAGAGTACCTATCGTTTTTCATGGAGTTAACCCAAAGATTGCAGCTATGTGGGAAAGCTTAACCCATGAAACGATAAATCAATTAAAAAAACTTTCTAATGTTAAACCACTGGGGATGCTTAGTGCATCTGTGAATTTTTCAGAAGGACGAATGGAGGAAAAAGGTGAGCTTGACCACTATATCGGTGTAGCAACAACTAAGGGTTGTCCCGATAATTTAATGCAACTGGAAGTACCCGCTTTAACATGGGCTGTATTTGAAGCAATTGGGCCATTTCCTGATACTTTACAAGATGTCTGGGGGCGAATCTACTCTGAATGGTTTCCATCCTCAAGTTATGAGCAGGTAGACGGACCAGAAATTTTATGGAATGAACATAAAGATGTAACCTCACCAACTTTTAAAAGTGAAATATGGATACCCGTATTAAAACGGCAGTGA
- a CDS encoding DedA family protein, which translates to MQVMQDFIMTYGYLAIFLMLTLGIVGLPIPDEVMMTTVGYFTNTDLINYGAAIIISFFGSLLGMMISYMIGRKAGRPFIDKYGKWVGLKEKRMIQVEKWMKKYGPYSIILGYFIPGVRHLMCYFSGIGKMKIKTYIAFAAIGAFLWCFVFITFGKMVGVIQ; encoded by the coding sequence ATGCAAGTGATGCAAGACTTTATTATGACATATGGCTATCTGGCCATTTTTCTCATGCTAACTTTGGGGATTGTTGGGCTACCTATTCCTGATGAGGTTATGATGACGACGGTAGGCTATTTCACCAATACAGATCTTATTAACTACGGAGCTGCTATTATCATCAGTTTTTTTGGTTCGCTTCTAGGGATGATGATCAGCTATATGATTGGAAGAAAAGCTGGGAGGCCATTTATTGATAAGTACGGCAAGTGGGTCGGTTTGAAAGAAAAGCGAATGATCCAAGTTGAAAAGTGGATGAAAAAGTATGGGCCCTATTCAATCATTTTAGGCTATTTTATCCCAGGGGTTAGGCACTTGATGTGCTATTTTTCTGGCATTGGTAAAATGAAGATTAAAACGTATATTGCTTTTGCGGCCATAGGTGCCTTTTTGTGGTGTTTTGTATTTATTACGTTTGGAAAGATGGTAGGGGTTATTCAGTAG
- a CDS encoding rhodanese-like domain-containing protein produces MLLKYFYDEKLAQASYLVGCQAAKEAIVVDPARNIQPYIEEAEKNGMKIIGALETHIHADFVSGGRELAERVGATLYVSDEGDADWKYQNIDHLSHKLLKGGDEFKVGNLTFGVVHTPGHTPESISFTLTDGGAEVDEPMGVFTGDFVFVGDVGRPDLLEKAAGAQGTAQSGGYQLFESLQKFKELPDFMQVWPGHGAGSACGKALGAVPSSTVGYEKRFNWALQHEEKEAFVKALLDGQPEPPKYFAVMKKVNKVGANSLSKLPKVKKLANVAEVEKQIQAGYQVIDTRSAAEFAESHVEGTINIPFNNSFANWAGWIVNYDHPLYVLTADEQIGELEKVLHSVGIDQLVGYYDAKKAVVEASTTQSYENITPKQAKNMLDQNKAQVLDVRSLEEWKTGHIEGATHIMLGTLLDRIDEVPAQRPLIVQCGSGVRSAIAISLLQSKGITDVYNLTGGYSQWKQEIQE; encoded by the coding sequence ATGTTACTTAAATATTTCTATGATGAAAAATTAGCACAGGCTTCTTATCTGGTAGGGTGTCAAGCTGCAAAAGAAGCTATTGTTGTAGATCCTGCTCGAAATATTCAACCATATATTGAAGAAGCAGAAAAAAATGGAATGAAAATCATTGGTGCTTTAGAAACCCATATTCATGCTGACTTTGTGTCTGGAGGTCGTGAGTTAGCTGAAAGAGTAGGGGCTACGTTATACGTATCAGATGAAGGAGACGCAGACTGGAAGTATCAAAACATTGATCATTTATCTCATAAATTGCTAAAAGGTGGGGACGAGTTTAAGGTTGGGAATCTAACATTTGGTGTAGTGCATACGCCTGGACACACGCCGGAAAGCATTTCGTTTACGTTAACAGACGGCGGGGCCGAAGTAGATGAACCAATGGGTGTTTTCACAGGAGACTTTGTGTTTGTGGGAGATGTCGGGCGCCCGGACTTATTAGAAAAAGCAGCGGGTGCACAGGGAACAGCACAGTCAGGCGGATATCAATTGTTTGAATCTCTTCAAAAGTTTAAAGAGCTTCCTGATTTTATGCAGGTTTGGCCTGGACACGGAGCAGGAAGCGCTTGCGGAAAAGCTCTGGGTGCCGTGCCTTCTTCAACTGTGGGGTATGAGAAACGCTTTAACTGGGCGCTACAGCATGAGGAAAAAGAAGCGTTTGTAAAAGCTTTGTTAGATGGTCAGCCAGAGCCACCTAAATATTTTGCAGTGATGAAAAAAGTGAACAAAGTAGGGGCAAACAGCTTATCAAAGCTTCCAAAGGTTAAGAAGCTAGCAAATGTAGCCGAAGTAGAAAAACAAATTCAAGCAGGGTACCAAGTAATTGATACAAGAAGCGCAGCGGAATTTGCTGAAAGTCACGTAGAAGGAACGATTAATATTCCATTTAACAATTCATTTGCAAATTGGGCCGGCTGGATTGTGAATTATGACCATCCATTATATGTGCTAACAGCAGATGAACAGATTGGTGAACTTGAAAAAGTGTTACATTCTGTTGGGATTGATCAGCTGGTTGGCTATTATGATGCAAAAAAAGCAGTAGTAGAAGCTTCTACTACGCAGTCTTATGAAAACATTACTCCTAAACAAGCAAAAAACATGCTTGATCAAAACAAAGCACAAGTACTGGATGTTCGAAGCTTAGAAGAGTGGAAAACAGGTCATATCGAAGGCGCCACTCACATTATGCTTGGAACCTTGCTAGATAGAATCGATGAGGTGCCAGCTCAGCGTCCGCTAATTGTTCAGTGTGGTTCGGGTGTTCGTTCTGCGATTGCGATTAGCCTTCTTCAATCCAAAGGCATAACGGACGTTTACAATTTAACAGGTGGATATAGTCAGTGGAAACAGGAGATTCAAGAATAA
- a CDS encoding sulfurtransferase, whose protein sequence is MGYLAVSALILILGAVVYRRYYPVKGVQCVKNCKGIQDKLLCVDIRNYNERTEGENLNVMNIPYAYLKRFYSDIPDQHIHIIAQDKVELHLGIRFLRQKGYTVTSYYLATCPCKREVELVGCGA, encoded by the coding sequence ATGGGCTATTTAGCGGTAAGTGCTCTGATACTTATTTTAGGAGCTGTCGTGTATAGGCGTTATTATCCCGTTAAAGGTGTTCAATGCGTTAAGAACTGTAAAGGGATACAAGATAAACTACTATGTGTGGATATTCGTAATTATAATGAAAGAACCGAAGGTGAAAATCTAAACGTAATGAACATTCCTTATGCGTATTTAAAACGTTTCTATTCTGACATACCAGACCAACACATCCACATCATTGCACAAGATAAAGTAGAACTACACTTAGGAATTCGCTTTTTACGCCAAAAAGGATATACCGTTACAAGCTATTATCTAGCTACTTGCCCTTGTAAAAGAGAAGTAGAGCTAGTTGGCTGTGGAGCATAA
- a CDS encoding sodium:calcium antiporter produces MVFLAFGISAAITVFLAIRLSIYADTIERKSALSGVLIALLLGGATSLPEITTSVTSIIISNPDLAVGNVLGSNLFNVMILATLDLFFRKHEIMTYASKENRYTSLLTIFLSFLVAASLFFNIPYHIFGVGIDTVILIIVYFIGVKIISTYAAEHSEGEKQEENLQDRGPTLKRAVVGFSLAAVFIMVFGSILTISGDRIAVITGLGASFVGSFLVAASTSLPEAVSVAIAIRLKNYKLAIGGIVGSNLFNLLILAGTDVFYRKGALLSAASSSHLYTIVASMILISISLFSMSRKNITSSWFYVIPSILIIACYFIASYIIYLNSAT; encoded by the coding sequence TTGGTATTTTTAGCATTTGGTATTTCAGCTGCTATTACGGTGTTTCTAGCCATTCGATTATCTATTTATGCAGATACTATCGAGCGAAAATCTGCTTTAAGCGGCGTACTGATTGCTCTTTTACTGGGTGGAGCCACATCATTACCAGAGATTACAACAAGCGTTACGTCCATTATTATTTCAAACCCTGATTTAGCTGTAGGAAATGTTCTTGGAAGTAATTTATTTAACGTGATGATTTTAGCTACGTTAGATTTGTTTTTTCGAAAGCACGAAATTATGACCTATGCTAGCAAAGAAAATCGATATACTTCTTTGTTGACCATTTTTCTCTCTTTTTTAGTTGCAGCTTCTTTATTCTTTAACATTCCTTACCATATTTTTGGAGTTGGAATTGATACTGTTATTTTAATTATCGTCTACTTTATAGGCGTGAAAATCATTTCTACCTATGCAGCAGAGCATAGTGAAGGAGAGAAACAGGAAGAAAATCTTCAAGATAGAGGGCCAACTTTAAAAAGAGCCGTTGTTGGCTTTTCCCTAGCAGCAGTGTTTATTATGGTCTTTGGAAGTATTTTAACGATTTCAGGTGATCGTATCGCTGTTATTACAGGTTTAGGCGCTTCCTTTGTTGGTTCTTTTTTAGTTGCAGCCAGCACGTCACTTCCTGAAGCCGTTTCTGTTGCTATCGCTATTCGCTTAAAAAATTACAAGTTAGCGATTGGTGGAATCGTCGGAAGTAACTTATTCAACTTATTAATTTTAGCAGGAACAGACGTCTTTTATCGCAAAGGCGCACTGTTAAGCGCAGCCAGCAGCAGTCACTTATATACAATTGTTGCGTCAATGATACTCATCTCCATTAGCCTGTTTTCAATGTCCAGAAAGAACATCACGTCTTCATGGTTTTATGTTATTCCATCAATTTTAATTATTGCCTGTTACTTTATAGCAAGCTATATCATCTACTTAAACTCAGCCACATAA
- the bioA gene encoding adenosylmethionine--8-amino-7-oxononanoate transaminase produces MNRIENMNLVEKDLKYIWHPCSQMKDYEELKPIVIEKGEGVYLYDTEGNSYLDVVSSWWCNLLGHCNPIINDKIKDQLDRLEHVIFANFTHEPAIKLCESLMEIIPEGLSKFNFSDNGSAAVECALKMAFQYQYQTGHKEKTRFMCFTDGYHGETIGALSVGSLDLYAQIYNPMLMDTIRIEAPDCYRCPYGKTRDSCQVECFVQAEKAFEKHGHETCAMIVEPILQGAAGMRIYPPRYLQKLRALCDEYGVLLIADEIATGFGRTGKMFACDHAEITPDIMCISKGLTGGYMPMAITITSNQIYKAFYAEYKEGKAFMHSHTYSGNPLACSAALAVVNILKHDKVLEKASVRAAYLNKRINEALLDHPHVGEIRDIGLIHAVELVKNKKTKEPFSSEHRIGYQIYKAALKKGLILRPLGDVLYFNPPLTIDEEELDEAINSCVNAINEVIG; encoded by the coding sequence ATGAACAGAATTGAAAACATGAACTTAGTGGAAAAAGACTTAAAATATATTTGGCATCCCTGTTCACAAATGAAGGACTATGAAGAACTTAAGCCTATTGTTATTGAAAAAGGAGAGGGCGTGTACTTATATGATACGGAAGGAAATTCTTATTTAGATGTTGTGAGTTCGTGGTGGTGCAATCTTCTAGGTCACTGCAATCCCATCATTAACGATAAAATTAAAGATCAGCTTGACCGCCTTGAGCACGTTATCTTTGCCAACTTTACGCATGAGCCTGCAATTAAGCTGTGTGAATCGCTAATGGAAATTATTCCTGAAGGACTAAGCAAATTTAACTTCTCTGATAACGGTTCAGCGGCTGTGGAATGCGCATTGAAAATGGCGTTTCAGTACCAATATCAAACTGGTCATAAAGAAAAAACAAGGTTTATGTGCTTCACAGACGGCTATCATGGTGAAACGATTGGTGCTTTATCGGTGGGGAGCTTAGACTTATATGCGCAAATTTACAATCCAATGCTGATGGATACAATTCGAATTGAAGCGCCAGATTGCTATCGATGTCCTTACGGAAAAACAAGAGATTCCTGTCAGGTCGAATGCTTTGTACAAGCAGAAAAAGCATTTGAAAAGCATGGTCATGAAACGTGTGCGATGATTGTAGAACCTATCTTACAAGGAGCAGCTGGAATGAGGATATATCCACCTCGCTATCTTCAAAAGCTAAGAGCGTTATGCGATGAGTATGGTGTACTGTTAATCGCTGATGAGATTGCAACGGGTTTTGGACGAACGGGCAAGATGTTTGCATGCGATCACGCGGAGATTACGCCGGATATTATGTGTATTTCAAAAGGACTCACCGGGGGCTATATGCCGATGGCGATTACTATTACGAGTAATCAAATTTATAAAGCATTTTATGCAGAATATAAAGAAGGAAAAGCTTTTATGCACAGCCACACCTACAGCGGTAACCCATTAGCGTGCTCTGCAGCTTTAGCGGTGGTGAATATTCTGAAGCATGATAAAGTGTTAGAAAAGGCATCCGTTCGAGCAGCTTATTTAAATAAAAGAATAAATGAAGCGTTATTAGACCACCCTCATGTTGGTGAAATTCGTGACATAGGATTAATACATGCTGTTGAGCTTGTGAAAAATAAGAAAACGAAAGAACCGTTTAGCTCAGAACATCGAATTGGTTATCAAATTTACAAAGCAGCGCTGAAGAAAGGACTCATCCTGCGTCCACTAGGGGATGTTCTATACTTTAATCCACCTTTAACTATTGATGAAGAAGAACTAGACGAAGCTATTAATAGCTGCGTAAACGCTATTAACGAAGTAATAGGTTGA